The window acacacatgcacgcatgcacacacacacattcagattGGTTGCAGCTGTGTAGGAGGTAGCATGCCCTGAGAACAAGGTCCACACGGAGGCCGTCTGTGTGGGGTGCTGTCTGAAGATAGGCGCCTGGGCTGTGAACACCTGGAATGAAAGAAATTCAAGTCTAGGGTTCCCAGTTAGGGAATGACCTGAAGAGTCTCCAAGAGTTTCCCCCAAGTTGAGGCTACCTGGCACCTGCCACACAGAATGTGCAAAAACAGATTATGAGAATATGTGCCGTGTAGGAATGTGTCTTGAAGTCTCCATTACCCCTTGCCCAATTGCCCCCTCGCCCTGGGAGCCATGGCTGAAGTCTCCATTACCCCCTGCCCAGTCACTCCCTCGCCccaggagccatggctgaagTCTCCATTACCCCCTGCCCAGTTGCCCCCTTCCCCCCCGGGAGCCATGGCTGAAGTCTCCATTACCCCCTTCCCAGTCGCCCCCTCGCCCCGGGAGCCATGGCTGAAGTCTCCATTACCCCCTGCCCAGTCGCCCCCTTCCCCCCCAAGAGCCATGGCTGAAGTCTCCATTACCCCCTGCCCAGTTGCCCCCTCGCCCCGGGAGCCATGGCTGAAGTCTCCATTACCCCCTGCCCAGTCGCCCCCTCGCCCTGGGAGCCATGGCTGAAGTCTCCATTACCCCCTGCCCAGTCACTCCCTCGCCccaggagccatggctgaagTCTCCATTACCCCCTGCCCAGTCACTCCCTCGCCccaggagccatggctgaagTCTCCATTACCCCCTGCCCAGTCGCCCCCTCACCCCGGGAGCCATGGCTGAAGTCTCCATTACCCCCTGCCCAGTCGCCCCCTCGCCCCGGGAGCCATGGCTGAAGTCTCCATTACCCCCTGCCCAGTCGCCCCCTTGCCCCGGGAGCCATGGCTGGTGAGTGGGACAGGAATGAGGCTGGAGTGTGAGGAGGCACTGACCCTGGCACCCCGTCCACTGCAAGTGTCTTCACCTGGGTCGGACCTGGGGTCTAAGACACAAAACTTTAAgataaaatctgatttttaaaaaatgttgcttatttcactcagtataatgtaaatcagaaaaagctaagaattgtatgattccatacataggtgggacacaaaaatgaggctcatggacatagataaaagtgtggtggttagggggggggagaaaagggggtaggggaggggcttaaagaaaaacaaaatacagggtgacaaagatgatttgactttgggtgatgggtatacaacataatcgactgtccaaatgatgtggttatttttttttctctaaatctatgtactctgattgaccgatgtcaccctgttaaatttaactgtctaaataaataaattaattaattaaaaaaaaagttgcctgactaggcggtggcgcaatggatagagcttcagactgggacacaaaggagccagtttcgaaaccccgaggtcaccagcttgagtgtggggttactgacttgagcatgggatcatagacatgacccgatggttgctggtttgagcccaaaggtcactggcttgaagcccatggtcaatGGCTCAAGTAAGGTGTCGCTCACTCTGCTATaaccccagttaaggcacatatgagaaagcaattaatgaacaactaaggagcctcatctaagaattgatgcttctctctctcccttcctgtctatctgtgtctctctctctcacacacacacaaatgtttatcacatttttatgtgttttcatGGAATTCCTTTATCAAGGTCTTTCTTGTTAGCTCCCTTATTCAACACAGAATCTCTTCCCAGAACCTTTAGACTCAATCAAGTTCATGACACAGTGCAGCCTCACAAAATTCTAATTAAGACCAGGGGTGGACTTAATGTCAGCTTCCTTCTATCTTGGTTGGACAACCAATTACTATAGcatgactattttcttttttcagatataaTGCTACAGAATTGAGTAACGCATATTTTAGTTCATAAAAACAGAGACTTGTTAGAACTGAGTCGTTCTGTTAGAGACCAAGAGATGAATCAGAGTGCCTTCCTCCTCATATATTAAACAGGTTTTAATTGGTATTCGGGTAGAAGAAACCCATTGAAATTCCGAGAGTGCTTTGCTTTTAATAATGAACAGCAAAGCCACAGGCAGGGcctaaaaaacacacacaaatgataGGAAAATTTAATACGATGGTGTGCCAAACACAGTCCTTTGGACTGATCATCTTAGGGAGCTGCTGTGAACGAAATCATTCCTCATTAAAAGCTGCAGGTagagcatatatatttataaagtgttATGAGGATGTTGGCACAAATGATAACTCAAATAAAATCATTTGCTtctaaagggagaaaaaacagTAAAGTAAAGATGCTTTCAATCCTCACTTCGGCAGCAAGTATAAAGATGCTTTCTATGTTGATGGACGCTCTTACTATTAGAAATATCATTTCAAAATGAGTGATCATTAATTACAATAATTCTCCAAAATGAGTCTGTCGATACACAAATTATATTTTGGGCCATTTAATTTCAGCACATTGAAAACATTTGATTGCCCGAATGTTCTAACGTTTTAGTCAATTATACACACAGTGTGGAATAGCACAATATTTCATAAATCATTGTTTGATACCAGAACTTGACATTGCCATGTGGCTCTTAGTCAGATATGTAGAAATTGGGGTTTACCAAACACTTTGTTGACACCATCAGTATAGTCTCATTGTATGGGTTCACCAGGGCTTTTAAGGTGAAAATCctgaaatggttttttttttctgctttttctctttcttatgaaCCAATTTACtctaaagtattttaatataaaaagacaaTCTTGTGATTTAAACTCTGAAGAAGCAAAGGTTGTTTTATCACTTCTTGGGTAATATGTTTACAGTTGGGCTAATTTCTCACGCTTACTGGTATGGATGCTTATCTGTAATACGTTTGCTGTGGATAAAAATCTGCAGAAAATGGGATTTTATCTTTTCATGATCTTCCCCTGCCTTAGTCATTACTCTGTTCAGGAGGCTGTGAGCAGTCTTTCAAAGCTCCCTCTGCCACACCTACTAGAGCCGATCAATCCGAATCATTCATCCTACACATCTGGACCTCCTGAATGTTTGACTCTACTGCTACCACATTCTTGCAAGACAATTATTGATTCTCTGTTCCTGAAAACTCAGTGCGTTCTAACTGGTCTCTGACCATCCACGTTTACCCCAATCCCAAACCACCACAAAGCCAGAGATGACACATCCCTTTCTCCCAGTGTTTAGAATACTCTATGGAATGTATTAAACACTAAATCAATGTGTCTGTTATTGCATAGAAGTATCAGTTAAtaatctcttaaaaataatttttcatataatCTGCTGGCTGCCCTGGGAAGAATAGCAGGTTTTTTGGTCAATATCTAGTTTCTCTGTAGTTCTTAGCCATAATTGCTAGCGCCTTCTAATAGTGGCggtcatatttaaatttttgcctTGAGCACCTGTAGAAACATAGTACCCTACTTTCTGGTATGATGCtcaaaggatttttctttttaagatagtCTTTATGTTCACTTTAATTTCAGAAGGCCTTTTGGGCCTGACATATTTCTTTACAGTTTTAAAGTGATCTTAATgctctaaaatttaattttacctTCCATAAAATTCCAAGTTGATGTTATGCAatagaaatttcttaaaaaaagaaaaaagaaatctcttttgAGAGGTTAGGAATATGTTACCTGCTCCTTGTGATATTACTAGAGAAAAAGTAAGGAATGAACATAGCACTCAAATCACTGACCTTTCTAGGGCTCACGGTCCAGCGTCCAGGACCCAGTGCCTGGACACGCAGAGAAAGCCATATGTTAAATGTAAAGCAGTCACCACTTGCTGAGGAATGAACAGTATTCTGAGCAAAGAGGAGATTTGGGGGAACAAACAAGGCTTTCTGGAAGTAGCACCGGATCCAACTGACACCTCAGGATGTGTTGAACTTTTCTAAGCAAAAGTCGGCACATTTGAGGAGTGTTAGAATAATGAGAAATGAGGAGAATATGCCCAGCAGGGAAAAAAGCATGTTTAAGGAGACAGCAAACAATCTTCATGGAGGAGCTGAAAGACGCTTAGGAAGCTTGGACGTCACCCCACGCTCCCATGGTCTCAGTCATCATTACTGTCTTGGTAAATGGTGTCTCTGGAAGGAGGACCATGTTTTTAGATGGCATCATCCTTTCTCTTTGGCTGATAAACCAGTTAATTTGGTGCTTCCTGTGGTCCTGTGGAGACTCCTGAAAATTGTTATGTTTACATTTCAGTGCAGTGGTGTTTTCCAGTGGAACCAAACCACTGAATGATTTGGGATGCTAGATGTTTTGCGTGGATCCTCATTCATCCAGTTGACTTTGCCAGATGCATGGGTAGAACACCTTGTAAAGGCTGAGGCACATTTGATGCTACAGAACCCACCCAGCCAGGCTGAGTGGGATAGAGATTCTCTCCTCTGTGTGTCTTCTCTTTTGCCCTCCAAGGGCATTCTGAGAACACTGGAGAAAAACAAGCATGGGTTCACAAAGTCTCATGGAGCAGAAATCAGTAGATACTTTTAGTAATTGTCTTTAAATGTGcaaattctatttcatttttaactcAGAAATTAGGGATTGATTTGGTGGTGTTCTCCCAGAATAAGTTAGCATATGACCTAGTCACATGACCAGAAAGGCAGGTAAGTCCCCTGCAGCCCTGTTTCTGTGTTCTTTGTACCACGTCATGTTAACCATAACACTCACAGGGTTCTCATTTTCCTAACAGTCACTGAGAACTTCAAATGTATTGAACTAGTAATTAAGCATAGCTATCATTGTATATTCAACTATGATTTGAggaatttatttgcatttattttacatTACCAAAATCTTATTAGAGCTGAATTAAGTGCCTTATTGGAAACTTTAATTTAAATCTTGTTATtattctatatttaaatttaaggaGTACTGCTATACAGTAGCACTGCTGCTATATCCACCAGagtgttaaatattttgattgaATCACTCAatcaaaaattaatttctaaagagATGTTCTTGTTGGGGAAAAAATTGCTCATAACTTTGAAAgagtaaaacaataatttttgttAATTGGTTCCTTTCTAGTGAAATTTATTCTGTGAAGTAGAAatactttaaaagatttttttttttcagaaaacaatgGAACTCTATAACTTTGTGTGACTGCATTGAAGTCCATTTTGCTGAAAACAAAAGTAGTTATGAGAGTTCAAGAGTTTAACTGTGTAATCCTAACAATTCCCCACTACTCTTAGCTTTCACTGGAAAACATGtaacttataaaatgttttctttatccagtaaATTTATGTAGCAAGGCATAGGAGCAATGCTTAAATATAAGGGAGCCAAaagaattttaatgtattttagcTCTAGGtggctttttttctaaaaaaagataCACGTCCATAATGGATACATGGATTCATTAAGTTTATTGTGTTGTTAATGATGTCACTGAGCTTCCATGTTGTAGACTCCTAATAAATCTTCCAACCCAGAGTGGTACCCAGATACCTATCCAAGTACCAACTGCAACTGTTCTTTCCCTCAAAAGGTATATGCTTATTATCAGTTTTGGTCACTGGGGTTTCAAAGcaagtgttgttttgttttgttttgttttgtttttgttttttcacatgGAGGtaagagcttaaaaaaaaagaaggaattatgttgagtgaatgaaCTGGGTAAAGCGaggtaaacaaaaagaaattttcccAGGTTTgtatgtgaagaaaataaaatttcatattgTGTCTgtatgtagtattttattgtcAGGAATTCACGCAGAATTTAATGTGTGGTTTATGGTGTGTCCTTTCTGGCCAATCGCAACTGACCATGGAGCCTCTTATTTGCTGGCCACTTTCTGAGGATAATGATGGAAACCCCTGAATAATACCAGTTTTCTTTCTGATTCTAGCCCATCAGCTACTGCTTTTCTTGCTTAGaggaaaatataaactttttaaaaagggtaAATTTCTTTAAGGCACATTTTGCTTCGTTTCTAATTCCATGCTCTAAAAGCAGATTTAGCAACATCTGCTGTTGTTTTACAGATGTACTAAAGGCAATATTTTTAGGTTTacgtatttattcattcaacactaACAGATACTGCTTTTTATGTTGACTTCTTGCCAAGTCTTAAGATAATGAAGTATACcttgatttgatttttaatgCTGCCTACCATTTTTTCTTACCAGTCATCAGTGGTTagcagagagcagaagaaaagaaacatggtTTTCCATATGGTGTAGGCCTCCCTCAGTGTCAGGTGTACCTGAGTAGATATGCACCTGTGCAACCCACAGGTGTCTtatgtctcctcctcctcctccaataGACTCCAAATGTCTTGATATTTCTTTACATGTGGAGTCTGCTTTTCTAATTGGGAGTAACCAGCTGTTCTTAACTCCTGTTTGTGACGGACAGACCTGTCACTTTTGCCATCAGTCATCTGTACCTGCTTGAGATTGGTTGTCGGAAATGAGTCCAGTGAAGAGATGGTCACATGCATGAGTCCCAGTGCACCGGGGAAGGTTGCAGCAGAGGGTAGCACAGCTGGGCAGGTGTGCAGTtctggggtgggatggggagatGAAGCTCTTGCCAAGATCTTTTTTTCAATATGCAaatctaaattattatttttttattattgaatttattggggttacatgggttaataaaagtatacaggtttcaagtgtgcaattccataatacatcatctgtatattgtattgtgtgttcaccaccccaagtcaagtctccttctatcactatTTATCCTCCTTTTATACTCTTCTACCTCCCTgcacccccctttccctcaggtaatcaccatattgttgtctgtgagttttattttttccccttagcTTAATCTTTTCATTTTCACCCAGCTAATTTTGAATTACAGTACTTCAAGTCCTTTCTGGAAGCTCAGTTTAGAGATTGTTGGAAATTTGTATATGTGTTTTACTAACTCCCCCcccaaagataaaaataaaaaaccttcttGGTTAATCCAACAAGAACGTGCTATTTTACTTAAAACTCAGAACCCTAACAGATAGAAAGTGACTCAACAAGATGCTCCAAGAGAGGGCGCAGCACCTGTGCTTTTAAAACACTATGTAGTGCCCTTGGCCGCACTGAATATTCATTATGGGCAGTGTAGGTCTTTAGAGTTACTAAGATAACACTCTCAGAATTTTTGAGTAACTGAGACCCAAGATTTTCCCTGTCCCTGGTTGAGCCTGCGCAAGTCAGACTCAGACCTGGAGTACTGCCGGACTGAGGGTCCTGTCTGCTTGTGAGTGAACCAGTGGGGAAGGACGGGGCCAGTGAAGAAGCTGATTCCTTTATATGGTCATTTGACCCATCAGGGCCAGTTTTCTGTCCGATCACACCTACCCTTGGAGTTTTCACTGATGAAAACCAATCTGGTTCTGTTTTTTGGTTAAATAATTTAGCTCCGATGTTTGACAATTTTCAGAAACACTTCTTAGTATCACATATAAGAACCAGCACTGTAGAGGTGCATAGAAGGAGTTCTTACTTTCATCAGTGGGAAGGGCAGATTTTTTTCACAAAGGACCAGGTTTGCTGGAACAAAGGTATTTGCCAAGGTCTGGGGAGGAAAGTGCAGCTCGTGGGGGAAACCTGTAGCAACTGGAAAGGTTCATTATCAAGGAGAATGATTAATTGCTCTGGAATGAATTGTCAAACCACAGTGGGATAACTAAGTTGACAAGACCAggaaaaaatgttcttaaaagcCTCAAAGTAGACTTTAAGATTTGTAGAAATAGAAATTATGTAGCAAAAAAAGTTTAAGGATATAACCTAAACCTTCCTAAGAAGCCCTCCCGTGCCCTGCATTCCCACTTTGGTGTAATGATGGACTTCGCAAAGCCTCCGCCTAACTTCCCTGAAGTCTGTTCTGTGTTCTCTCTGGTTATTCATGTTTCACAATTAGACACAAAAACTCAGGATCTTTGTGCACAGAAGCAAATGCTTAGTCATTTCATGAACAAGTCAAGTAGACCTTGAACATTGTTCCTTGAAATCTGAGCAGTCCTGGTTTCTTTATTAAGGTGAAACAGAATGTCAAATGTACTTCAGGACCCAGCTTTCTTCTTAAAAGGTGCAATCCTGTAATTAATCACCTTGATCACCACAAAGGTTTTTACAATGGGTTACCACTAGCTGAAACATCTTGACTCTGCAGATGAAgtttttccttcattaaaaaaagactgaagtgccctcttgaaaatttttttttatcagaataaAAAATCCATTAAGATTTTCTCAAACTGTCTTGGTAATAAGCAATCTTCAAGGCGTTCTTTTAAGAAAGAATCCTCTCAGAATGAATagggaattattatttttaaaaatagtactaGTGATAGTTGATATCAGAGAACATGTCACCTAGAAGTAAAAGGTAATGAAAGGAGACAGCAGTAAGCTGATACTTATTTGTGCCCTTAAAAGAGGATGTGCGAACTTTGTGTTGTTGTTGAAGAACAAAGTAGGTAATAGGAAACTATTAGATTCCACTTTTGTAACATGGAATGAAGTTTAATAGAAGAGGGTAAGTGAAAATTTTTGGATATAAATAAGCTTTGTTCTTGATGAAACTGAAGCAACGGAGAAGCAGAAAGCTAGACGGAGAGTAAGTGGGGGAATAAGGGAACTTATTTCCTAAGAACTTTACCCGAGACATAAATCAGCCAAAATATTGAAATGCCTAACGTGAATAAACAGGACACTAATATTAGAGGTGATGAGACGGTTCAGAGTGGCAACATTTAGCGATGTTTTTCATTAGGATGTGAATTTTACTGAGGAACAGATTACTGATAATGTTTCAAAGAGTTTCAAATTAACCAATAGCTTAGTAGAAGAAAtagggaaaaaaacaataaaaatttgaatttgtaAGAACTCTTCTACAGGACTcaaaatgctttatatatttctgcctttcttttaCAAAGAATGGATGATAAAATGCTTACTTACCTTTACAGGTAAATTAGTACATCCCCAGTGTCCAAGACCCCATCACTCATTAATACCTCACGCCTTGAGCAACCCCTGAGATGGTCCAAAGTGAGTAATTTACACAATATTCAAGGAGGTAAATGAGGCTGCACCTTTAAGTATCAGACATACCGAGAGGCCATCTGTGTAATGAAATAGATAATTCTTGTTGCTCATGTATGAAGCTCCAAGATATTTGCTTATCTTAACTCATCGACTCCTCAAGCTAGTGTTATGAGACAGGTGTTGTCACTATTATGAGACAGACGAGGACAGAGGCACAGGGAGGCTGAGCAGCTTTCCTGAGTCCTAGTCCAGGACAGGTGCGCACTCTGAACCAGGTCTCCTGCCCTCATGTCTTTCACTGTGACACTTTGAACAGAGTCCAGCAAAGAGGACGTGCCCACTCCAGAAGCAGTCCTAGTGCAGGTAAAGGGAACTGTTGTAAATGCCTTGTCCCAACCCTCATTTTCCTGGGATCATTTTCTAGGGCTTGGCACACTGCCATGGTGTTGCGCAGAAACCTGGGCACCCTGTCGGGTCCCCTCCACcgcctcctcctttctctctgccggTCAGTGTTCTGTTCTCTTCTGGTCACTTTTTACTTCCAGATGGTGATGAAATACGGGCTCTGGCTTCCAGAGCAGCTGCCGAGAAGCCCCATGAGAAGCCACAGACCCTGCAGGGTGGAACTCTCCACTAGGTAAATAAACTTTGAGCAGTGGGAGCTGAGGGGAGGGACTTTGGAGAGAATCAGACAGACAgatcctctttcttctcccttcactgAACTTCTGAGATGACTTCCTCCCATCAAACAGTCATCATGTCACCACCCTCTTGTGGGTTCCTGAGCAGAAGCCATGGCCACTGTCACATTGTTGGAAAGCGCCCCATCATTTGATCTTTCCCTTGCTGATGTCCTCTCTGGTCCTCGTACTTGCCTCCCTAATTAGCACCTCTCCAGTAATCACATGCTAATTTGtgtctctggctctgccactggcGGGCCCGACTGATACGCTACCCAGGTGAGTCAGTAGAATTGAGATTCCCTTCTCAAGGCAGAGGAGGAATTGATTCAACAAGCCCACAAAAGGCCCATCCCATTGCTTAAAGTTAGCAAGTTGCAAAGCCATTCAAACTCTGGCTTTTCAAGCTTACAATTTGTATTTCTGAATACTAAGCTAAATTGCATTCACCTAAGCGCACATGTAATCATTGAACTTTCTTTTACAGAAAATTCAGGAGAAATAGCAGGACAAGGTATATGTGTCCCCTAGTGTTTCTCTGTGTTTAAAGGGGAAAAATAGATTCTAGGGAGCTTTCCCCATGAGAGTGTATCTGCCAATCATGGTGATCATACCCAGTCTGAGAGTTTGATGGACACATGTCATTCCCTCCTCAGTGGCTATAATTAATGTTCTGTGCTGCACAGCCGTCCCCTGGGATGAAAGTCATCTATGTGGTGATGCTTTATCGCTCCAGCTCACCAGGTGTGCCCTCACAGAGTAGGAAATTGAATCGTATCAGAAGCATGTGACTTAATTTATAGTCTGAAATGATATTATCAATCCGTCTGCTCATATGCAGTATCAATTCTGCTGAGATACTAACAGCTACAGAATTTTACCTCCAACTTCTATTTGATGTTGTTCCTGTGATTGTGTGTCATTATCTGTTTCTATCATCCCCCAGTGAATCGTCTCAGACCTAAAGAACATCATAgatttcattaattgcttttctcccAGCGTCTGCCAAGCTGTCAAGGCATGAGGGAGTGGGTGGGTTCTCGGTATAAGAGATGATGTTAGTGTAACCCAAATGCCATATTATCAGTACAAGTAGCTTCCTGTACCTAGGGCTGAGGCATTACCTGGGTGGATTTCTGGCCTATGAGAGGCAGAGGTCCGTGTGAAATACAGGAGGTGAGTGGATCGTGGAGGCCCGTGGGCAGTGAGCGGGTGGCGGATTGGTCACTGACTTTCATTTGTAAGCAGGATACTCTCACCACTGTCCTGTGTTACCCAAGCGCACGAACTGCTGAGACCATTCTACAACCGCTTTGAGTATCCCGGAACCCTCACACTCTTCCGAAGCGGTGGGACTACCGAGAAGGGAGTTTCCCCTGGGAGCAGTCCCCTTTGTGTCAGCCGAGCCACTGCCCACGAGCGGACTACACGTCTGCTGGGCAGTCCGCGGGTGATTTGAAGGAAGCGATGGAGGAGAGTCTCATTCAGTAGTCACGAGGATGATCAACATCCACACAGGTGATATGCAATGTGACCACTGGATATGATAGTGCCTCTACCAGCATTGGCCTGTCTCCCATGTTGGTGTCTGGACCTGGTTCCAGATGGTTCAGGACCAAACCTAATGCTGCTTCTGATACATGTGTGTTGCAGTTAGCCGTACAGGCTCTGCTGTCCTCGATTTCCGAAGTGAGTTTTCTCCCATCTTGTTCCCTGGGCTCTCCCTGGTCGGGTTCCTGTGTTTGGTCCCTCCTACCTTTCACAGGTGCACATCTCATTCTGTTCTGTTCTCTTCATCACATGGAACTTGTGTGGTATCAAGAGAGGCTGGGTTGGTGTGGATTCCCTCTAGTGTCtctgaaatattttgttaaacatttacacACTACCCTCCTTTAAAGAAACTTGTTCTCTCAACTGTATCTcgcttttgaaaaacaaaatgagaatgtcTTTGAGCAGTTTTCTCTCCTATGTAGGATTCAAGAGCCTATGTTGGAAGTCCAAAGTAAGccacttccctttctttctcattaaATTCCTACCCTAGCAAGTCTCATTTTCTTCACTTAGGTTTAAGCcaggaaaacaaagtttaataTTCCACTGTTTTTCTTCAACATGTGTAAGAGTGGAGACTTTCCAATGCTCATATGTGTGGAAAGGCAACTTGCAAGAGGTGCTCCCCTGAGAGCATTCATACTTAGCGCTTTAGGTTAATTCATTGTGgtcttttcttcctcattccCTTCTTACTCCCTCCTTCACTCCCTGTGGAATAGACTCTACTTCTCCCAAGAATACTTCTTTACTCTAGCCTGGCCATCATCCAAATAATACTTTAtaactcttcttttctttttcttttttaccttgcACTATAAAATTACATGTTTATTAAGTACACTGATTATTATGGTCAAAGTGTCACGCTAATAGACAAAAAATGGAAATGATCATCATGTGGCTCTAGAATGAGATGGTGGGGTCTTATGTAATGCTGAGGACTGGCTGAGGCACCCACGCTGGTCCACACTTTTTGGTTAAATACGTTCCAACATTAGTGCTAAATTCCAAGAGGAGGACAGTGTAATCCATGCAGTTCTGCTTACTGCTCTGGTGGTCGCTGTCATCAACATCTTCGATACCTGATTACCCAGCCATTCTATTAATGAAACAGTTTCTTTTTGTCAATGCCTAAGAATTCATCCTGTAGCAAACACTGAGTGCCTCTTCCTATTATTTTGAGAAAGTCGCCCTTAGATCTCTGGGAAGTTTACAAATGTTGATGTAAGAGAAATTTTATGGGTCTTAAGTCTAAGGAATCTTATTtaatgagaatgttctgtttgatcatttatatatctttattattaagTTCTTTACGTGTTTTAACACTATTAGCTTTGGTTTGATCTTACTTCATATTAATatcctaatttcatttttattttgagtgaaTATATTTGGTGTGTTCTGTGCCCGTTATGTTGCCCCTAAGCTCATTGTGTAACTTTGGTTCGCATGTCTCTACCATGTCGCTGGAAGCTGGGTTGTTGTTGCTGTCTTTGGTTAtaagtgacatttttttaaaattaattttaatggggtgacattaatcaatcagggtacataggttcagagaaacatctccaagttattttgacatttgattatgttgcatacctatcacccaaagtcatatagtcttccatcaccttctatctggttttctttgtgcctctcctctccacccaccctctcccttcccttccccatacctggtaaccaccacactcttgttcatgtccctgagtctcattttcatgtcccacctatgtatggaatcatatagttcttatttttttctgattgacctattttactccgtataatgttatcaaggtccatccatgttgttgtaaatgatccaatgtcatcatttctatagctgagtagtataccatagtacAGAGGtcaagaacctttttggctgagagaaccatgaatgccacctattttttccgcatcccagtctgaccctctatccactgcgccattgcctggtcaggcaacagaagTATTTTTTGATTTTCCTGAAGCAGTCAATTGAACAATGCCAGGAATTAATTTGACAAAATTTCTTAGGTGTCACTCAGGATGTTAGTAATAAGAAGTTATATTTACTAATGACAGAAGAGAAAAGGCTAGAGGGCACTTCAGGAACTTCTCATTAGCTAT is drawn from Saccopteryx leptura isolate mSacLep1 chromosome 1, mSacLep1_pri_phased_curated, whole genome shotgun sequence and contains these coding sequences:
- the LOC136388161 gene encoding uncharacterized protein, which produces MAEVSITPCPVTPSPQEPWLKSPLPPAQLPPSPPGAMAEVSITPFPVAPSPREPWLKSPLPPAQSPPSPPRAMAEVSITPCPVAPSPREPWLKSPLPPAQSPPRPGSHG